The Halorhabdus sp. BNX81 genome includes a region encoding these proteins:
- a CDS encoding ATPase domain-containing protein has translation MRLASGVPGFDELVEGGLLPNRLYVVSGPPGSGKTTFSSMFITQGAKEGETCLYVTMHETKSELSQDMAGFEFGFDRAMQSNTVQFLNLVTESGKRTISQFGSDGGLTNRLVAYIEANDIDRAVIDSTMLLQHFFTDVSEEITGFLSALKQTDATIVLISEMTDPSAYSDEHYLAHGVIFFHNFLDSGSMTRGVQVIKMRGTAIDCDIREIGFSEQGLRVFPDSKVQT, from the coding sequence ATGCGTCTGGCCAGTGGCGTGCCGGGGTTCGACGAACTCGTCGAGGGTGGATTGCTGCCGAATCGGCTCTACGTGGTAAGTGGGCCACCGGGCAGCGGGAAGACCACATTCTCGTCGATGTTCATCACCCAGGGTGCCAAAGAGGGGGAGACCTGTCTGTACGTGACGATGCACGAGACGAAGTCCGAATTGAGCCAGGATATGGCCGGGTTCGAATTCGGGTTCGACCGGGCCATGCAGTCGAATACGGTCCAGTTTCTGAACCTCGTGACCGAGAGTGGCAAGCGAACCATCTCGCAGTTCGGGAGCGATGGCGGTTTGACAAATCGGCTGGTCGCGTATATCGAAGCCAACGACATCGACCGCGCGGTCATCGACTCGACGATGCTGCTCCAGCACTTTTTCACCGACGTGTCCGAGGAGATCACGGGCTTTCTGTCGGCACTCAAACAGACCGACGCGACGATCGTCCTGATCTCCGAGATGACCGATCCCAGCGCCTACTCCGACGAACATTACCTCGCACACGGCGTTATCTTCTTCCATAATTTCCTGGACTCGGGAAGCATGACCCGCGGCGTGCAGGTCATCAAGATGCGCGGGACCGCCATCGACTGTGACATCCGCGAGATCGGCTTCTCCGAGCAGGGCTTGCGGGTGTTCCCCGATAGCAAGGTTCAGACATAA
- a CDS encoding HalX domain-containing protein produces MSASVAPIVLVVDDESDVADAYAAQLEGQFTVLTAYSGQEALETLDDTVDIVLLDRRMPGLSGDDVLERIRERGLDCRVAMVTAVDPDFDIIEMPFDAYITKPVSRDDLFETIDRLLTFQSYEKQFQELYRVMSKVATLRANKSETELQHNDAYQRLLDRRDDLRDRLDETMLSFDDDDFTTAFKQFKDQGE; encoded by the coding sequence ATGTCAGCCAGTGTTGCTCCCATCGTGCTGGTGGTTGACGACGAATCAGACGTCGCCGACGCCTACGCAGCCCAGCTGGAGGGGCAGTTTACGGTCCTGACAGCCTATAGCGGCCAGGAAGCATTGGAAACACTCGACGATACCGTCGACATCGTCCTGCTCGACCGCAGGATGCCGGGGCTCTCTGGCGACGACGTTCTCGAACGCATTCGTGAGCGTGGCCTTGACTGCCGGGTCGCCATGGTGACCGCCGTGGATCCGGATTTCGACATCATCGAGATGCCCTTCGATGCCTACATCACCAAGCCGGTCTCCCGTGACGATCTCTTCGAGACGATCGATCGTCTGTTGACCTTCCAGTCCTACGAGAAGCAGTTTCAGGAGCTATACCGGGTGATGTCGAAGGTTGCCACGCTTCGGGCCAACAAAAGCGAGACCGAACTCCAGCACAACGACGCCTATCAGCGACTCCTCGACCGGCGTGACGATCTGCGTGATCGTCTCGACGAGACGATGCTTTCCTTCGATGACGACGACTTTACGACCGCGTTCAAGCAGTTCAAGGACCAGGGGGAGTAA
- a CDS encoding DUF5658 family protein: protein MVELRTLPERVVPGWFQAGLAAFEAFLEPRPLPEADAVLWIVVLVGSAFDIVTTMVGTASGLSEGNAVARAFMATYGTPGIGALKLVALVCLVLAWHSLAETSARLVLWGFSMVSLVVVGLNTITLAGM from the coding sequence ATGGTCGAATTACGGACACTCCCCGAGCGGGTCGTTCCGGGATGGTTTCAAGCGGGGCTCGCCGCGTTCGAGGCGTTTCTGGAACCGCGCCCGCTGCCGGAAGCCGATGCCGTCCTCTGGATCGTCGTCCTCGTGGGCTCCGCCTTCGACATCGTGACCACGATGGTCGGAACGGCGTCCGGGCTGTCCGAGGGAAACGCGGTCGCACGGGCGTTCATGGCCACCTATGGCACGCCGGGGATCGGCGCGCTCAAACTGGTCGCCCTCGTCTGTCTGGTGCTCGCCTGGCACTCCCTGGCCGAGACATCCGCCAGACTCGTCCTCTGGGGGTTTTCGATGGTGTCACTGGTGGTCGTTGGACTCAACACGATCACGCTCGCAGGGATGTGA
- a CDS encoding DUF5658 family protein: MGKRQTTPEGAGSTRYRFESIGCVGEWLSLSTLSVSLWATVITASILDVLTTTVGLRRGLSEGNVLAGALVETLGVGGFVGLKLAAVAVLVTTWYLVDEQQRYAALAGFGGVTVVVVVCNVATIATS; the protein is encoded by the coding sequence ATGGGAAAACGTCAGACGACACCCGAGGGGGCGGGTTCGACACGGTATCGCTTCGAATCGATCGGTTGCGTTGGCGAGTGGCTCTCGCTCTCGACACTGTCCGTGTCCCTCTGGGCGACAGTGATCACGGCGTCGATACTGGACGTGCTGACGACGACGGTCGGCCTCCGGCGAGGACTGTCGGAAGGCAACGTGCTCGCAGGAGCGCTCGTCGAAACACTGGGGGTTGGGGGATTCGTCGGGCTGAAACTCGCTGCAGTGGCTGTCCTGGTGACGACCTGGTATCTCGTCGACGAACAGCAGAGATACGCCGCCCTTGCAGGGTTCGGCGGGGTCACGGTGGTCGTGGTCGTGTGTAACGTCGCCACGATCGCAACGAGTTGA
- a CDS encoding zinc-dependent alcohol dehydrogenase family protein — MRAAVFRGPGKIGIEDVPKPELDAPTDAIVRVTHTAICGSDLWPYRGTEDREVPSRIGHEPMGIVEDVGEEVRAVEPGDRVFAPFVTSCGECEFCRKGLHTSCVNGGFWGGDDGGAQGEYVRARQADGTLVRVPDRHADDEETLQAILPLTDVMGTGHHAAVSAGVDAGSTCIVVGDGAVGLCGVLAARRLGAERIIAMGHHEDRLALAESFGATDTIAARGEEAVERALEVTHGGANHVMECVGSTGAMNTAIEVCRPGGAVGYVGVPHGIEDDGLDIFGLFMDNISLNGGIAPVRAYAEELLADVLGGTLDPSPIFTKTVDLDGVPEGYRAMDEREAIKVLVKP, encoded by the coding sequence ATGCGCGCAGCCGTCTTTCGTGGCCCCGGCAAGATCGGTATCGAAGACGTCCCGAAACCGGAACTCGACGCCCCGACGGACGCAATCGTCCGCGTCACGCACACCGCGATCTGCGGGTCGGATCTCTGGCCGTATCGCGGGACAGAGGACCGCGAGGTCCCTTCCCGTATCGGTCACGAACCGATGGGGATCGTCGAGGACGTGGGCGAAGAAGTCCGCGCCGTCGAACCCGGCGATCGCGTGTTTGCCCCCTTCGTGACGAGCTGTGGCGAGTGTGAGTTCTGCCGGAAGGGACTCCACACTTCCTGTGTGAACGGCGGGTTCTGGGGCGGCGACGACGGCGGCGCACAGGGCGAGTACGTCCGGGCGCGCCAGGCCGACGGCACGCTCGTCCGCGTGCCCGACCGCCATGCCGACGACGAGGAGACGCTCCAGGCGATCCTGCCGTTGACGGACGTCATGGGGACGGGCCATCACGCCGCGGTCAGTGCGGGCGTCGACGCCGGCTCGACGTGCATCGTCGTCGGCGACGGCGCAGTCGGACTGTGTGGCGTCCTCGCCGCCCGCCGGCTGGGTGCCGAACGGATCATCGCCATGGGCCACCACGAGGACCGCCTCGCACTCGCCGAATCGTTCGGCGCGACAGACACGATCGCCGCGCGCGGCGAGGAGGCCGTCGAGCGCGCCTTGGAAGTTACACACGGCGGTGCAAACCACGTCATGGAGTGTGTCGGATCGACGGGTGCGATGAACACCGCGATCGAGGTCTGTCGGCCTGGCGGGGCCGTAGGGTACGTGGGCGTCCCACACGGGATCGAGGACGACGGACTCGACATCTTCGGACTGTTCATGGACAACATTTCGTTGAACGGGGGGATCGCGCCGGTCCGGGCCTACGCCGAGGAGTTGCTCGCGGACGTTCTCGGCGGGACGCTCGACCCGTCGCCGATCTTTACGAAGACGGTCGACCTCGACGGCGTGCCCGAGGGCTACCGGGCGATGGACGAGCGCGAGGCGATCAAGGTGTTGGTCAAGCCCTAA
- a CDS encoding peptidylprolyl isomerase, producing the protein MSELTATLETTHGDIEIELYDERVPTTVQNFRNLAEHDPAADAEPAPETPTWEDPETGEIRGDAFYQDTPIHRIIDGFMVQMGDPTGTGRGGPGYTFDDEFDSDLGHDGPGVVSMANSGPNTNGSQFFITLAAQPHLDGDHAVFGEVIDGMDVLEDLGSVETGPRDEPKADVRLEAVRIND; encoded by the coding sequence ATGAGTGAGCTAACCGCGACCTTGGAGACGACCCACGGCGACATCGAGATCGAACTGTACGACGAGCGCGTCCCGACCACCGTACAGAACTTCCGCAACCTCGCGGAACACGACCCCGCAGCCGACGCCGAGCCGGCCCCCGAAACCCCGACCTGGGAGGACCCCGAGACGGGCGAGATCCGCGGCGATGCCTTCTATCAGGACACCCCGATCCACCGGATCATCGACGGGTTCATGGTCCAGATGGGCGACCCGACAGGGACCGGCCGCGGCGGCCCGGGCTACACCTTCGACGACGAGTTCGACAGCGATCTGGGCCACGACGGCCCCGGCGTCGTCTCGATGGCCAACTCCGGGCCCAACACCAACGGCTCGCAGTTCTTCATCACGCTTGCCGCCCAGCCACACCTCGACGGCGATCACGCTGTCTTCGGCGAGGTCATCGACGGGATGGACGTCCTCGAAGACCTCGGGAGCGTCGAGACCGGCCCGCGTGACGAGCCCAAAGCGGACGTCCGGCTCGAAGCCGTCCGAATCAACGACTGA